In Bythopirellula goksoeyrii, a single window of DNA contains:
- a CDS encoding prenyltransferase/squalene oxidase repeat-containing protein — MVRPLLLLLSIINSSALHPAEATSPQQALTRAVDNLWSQQHDDGSWSSEQYAVLRSGQALTPFVLHALLGSTDSLSTENAEKAQLAMRFIIEHLDADGALGRSDPDILEYPVYSTAYAILAIERLRALDPSLVGIESEHVLSMRTFLLNAQFDGDDGFTTAMAAFGGWGFNIAQQPGESGHMDLAHTRRALQALRTMQSGIYALADYDLIYSYHAQQFLRVLQKQSTALAVQPLPESAETIMSSPFDGGFYFSPVVLAANKGRFDEEENQWRSYATATCDGILALLAAGVPKDDERVTAAVGWLKKYTNLDYPQGVPTDHPEPWGEAIRFYHYAARAEVYRALDFPPAERDALAAAVIKHQRTDGSFVNTVSPLMKEDEPLLATALAVVALTHCLP; from the coding sequence ATGGTTCGCCCGCTGCTGCTACTGTTGTCGATTATAAATTCAAGTGCACTGCACCCTGCAGAAGCAACCTCGCCACAGCAGGCACTTACTCGCGCAGTCGACAACCTTTGGAGCCAACAACACGACGACGGCTCCTGGAGTAGTGAACAATATGCCGTGCTGCGCTCCGGGCAGGCGCTCACGCCCTTCGTGTTACACGCGTTGCTTGGGAGTACAGATTCACTCTCTACCGAAAACGCCGAGAAGGCCCAGTTGGCGATGCGATTCATCATCGAGCATCTCGATGCCGACGGCGCACTTGGTCGCAGCGATCCTGATATTCTCGAGTACCCCGTTTACAGCACGGCTTATGCGATCTTGGCGATTGAAAGATTGCGCGCACTCGATCCTAGCCTTGTTGGGATCGAATCTGAGCACGTGCTCTCAATGAGGACATTTCTACTCAACGCTCAGTTTGATGGGGACGATGGTTTTACGACAGCGATGGCTGCTTTTGGGGGTTGGGGATTCAACATCGCTCAGCAGCCGGGCGAATCTGGACATATGGACCTGGCCCATACTCGTCGTGCTCTGCAGGCATTGAGAACAATGCAAAGTGGTATCTATGCACTTGCGGATTATGATCTCATCTATAGCTACCATGCTCAACAATTCCTCCGAGTTTTGCAAAAGCAGTCCACAGCGCTTGCCGTCCAACCGTTGCCGGAGAGTGCTGAAACGATCATGTCATCACCCTTCGACGGCGGTTTCTATTTTTCGCCGGTTGTACTCGCAGCCAACAAGGGCCGCTTTGATGAAGAGGAGAACCAGTGGCGGAGCTACGCCACTGCTACGTGCGACGGTATTCTTGCACTGCTTGCTGCCGGGGTGCCGAAAGATGACGAACGCGTAACGGCAGCTGTCGGCTGGCTCAAGAAATATACCAATCTGGACTATCCCCAGGGGGTGCCGACCGACCATCCCGAACCGTGGGGCGAAGCGATCCGATTCTATCACTACGCCGCCCGGGCGGAAGTTTATCGGGCGCTCGATTTTCCTCCCGCAGAGCGTGACGCCCTCGCCGCCGCTGTGATCAAGCATCAGCGCACTGACGGTAGTTTCGTGAATACTGTCAGCCCGCTGATGAAGGAAGACGAGCCGCTGTTGGCCACAGCGCTCGCAGTGGTGGCACTCACGCATTGCCTGCCGTAA
- a CDS encoding aminotransferase class V-fold PLP-dependent enzyme: protein MNSLETIDQSAMLPESLRADFPILSGDIINGHPLVFLDNAASTQRPRQVIDAIARVYERDYANVHRGIHTLSERSTEQYEEAREKVARFIGTANPQEVIFTQGTTGSINLVARSWGETNLRPGDEILTTVMEHHSNLVPWQQVTAKTGATLRHVPMTEDGQLDMEAFGELLNEQTKLVAVTSMSNTLGTVNPIAEIIAQAHAVGALVLVDAAQSVPHLPTDVAAWDCDFLAFSGHKMLGPSGVGILYGKEALLDAMPPFLGGGSMINEVCLDGFTPAELPAKFEAGTPPIVPAIAMSAAIDYLSAIGLEEIHRHEQALVKYAYEGLSQIDGLRILGPAPEYRSSLVSFAFEKIHAHEFAQVLNDQFGVAVRAGHHCTQPLHKLLGISASTRASFYLYNRPEEVDRLLEGITAVQKMFAPRGRKRRAQ, encoded by the coding sequence ATGAACTCTCTGGAAACTATAGATCAGTCGGCAATGTTGCCTGAATCGCTTCGCGCTGACTTTCCGATTCTCTCTGGCGACATTATTAACGGTCACCCGCTGGTGTTTCTGGACAACGCCGCCAGTACCCAGCGCCCCCGCCAAGTGATCGACGCCATCGCGCGGGTCTACGAACGCGACTATGCCAACGTCCATCGCGGGATTCACACCCTCAGCGAACGCAGTACCGAGCAATACGAAGAAGCCCGCGAAAAAGTGGCTCGCTTCATAGGCACGGCCAACCCGCAGGAAGTTATCTTCACCCAGGGAACCACTGGTTCAATCAATCTGGTGGCGCGCAGTTGGGGGGAAACGAATCTCCGCCCCGGCGACGAAATTCTCACCACGGTCATGGAGCACCACTCCAACCTGGTACCCTGGCAACAGGTCACTGCCAAGACGGGTGCAACACTGCGGCATGTGCCCATGACTGAGGATGGCCAGCTCGACATGGAGGCGTTCGGTGAGTTGCTCAACGAGCAAACTAAACTTGTCGCCGTGACGAGCATGTCGAACACGCTCGGTACCGTGAATCCGATTGCCGAGATCATCGCCCAAGCACACGCTGTAGGAGCCTTGGTGTTGGTCGATGCCGCCCAGAGCGTACCCCACTTGCCCACGGATGTTGCCGCTTGGGACTGCGACTTCTTGGCGTTCAGCGGTCACAAAATGCTCGGCCCTTCGGGGGTCGGCATTTTGTATGGCAAGGAAGCGCTGCTCGACGCGATGCCACCATTTTTGGGTGGCGGGAGTATGATCAACGAGGTGTGCCTCGATGGGTTTACCCCTGCCGAGTTGCCCGCCAAATTCGAAGCTGGCACGCCTCCCATCGTGCCTGCCATTGCCATGTCAGCAGCCATCGACTACCTCTCGGCCATAGGTCTCGAGGAGATCCATCGCCACGAGCAGGCCCTGGTTAAGTATGCTTATGAAGGTTTGAGTCAGATCGATGGCTTGCGGATTCTTGGCCCCGCGCCAGAGTATCGCAGTAGTCTCGTGAGTTTTGCCTTCGAGAAGATCCACGCCCACGAATTCGCCCAAGTCCTCAACGACCAATTCGGCGTCGCCGTCCGCGCAGGCCACCATTGCACCCAGCCGCTGCACAAACTGCTGGGCATCTCGGCCAGCACGCGAGCAAGTTTCTATCTCTACAACCGCCCGGAGGAAGTCGACCGCCTGCTAGAAGGAATCACCGCCGTACAGAAGATGTTCGCCCCGCGGGGGCGGAAACGGCGGGCGCAATAA
- a CDS encoding putative molybdenum carrier protein → MASPTGCGPSMEWPLTIVSGGQTGADRAALDFAIRFGLDHAGWCPLGRRAEDGPLDLQYNLQESSSAKYDQRTRWNVRDSDATLVITAQANATGGSALTLAVAERAGKPCLHLAQEETPSVIEAGERIADFILEHRVERLNVAGPRASQEPEIGTYVAAVLSAALTSEAFSQSDQ, encoded by the coding sequence ATGGCATCCCCGACGGGTTGCGGCCCTAGTATGGAGTGGCCGCTCACGATTGTCTCGGGAGGCCAAACGGGCGCTGACCGTGCCGCCCTCGATTTTGCAATCCGTTTTGGATTGGATCACGCTGGTTGGTGCCCACTCGGTCGACGCGCTGAAGATGGTCCGCTCGACTTGCAATACAACTTGCAAGAGTCAAGCAGTGCAAAATACGACCAGCGTACCCGCTGGAATGTGCGAGACTCCGACGCCACTCTGGTCATTACTGCTCAAGCAAATGCCACCGGCGGTTCGGCACTCACGCTAGCCGTTGCCGAGCGTGCGGGAAAACCTTGTCTGCACCTTGCCCAAGAAGAAACCCCCTCGGTCATCGAAGCCGGAGAGCGCATCGCGGATTTTATCCTGGAGCATCGCGTCGAACGATTGAATGTGGCAGGTCCTCGCGCCTCGCAAGAGCCAGAGATCGGCACCTATGTCGCGGCAGTACTTTCCGCTGCCTTAACGTCGGAAGCGTTCTCTCAGTCCGATCAATAG
- a CDS encoding FxsA family protein, which yields MLQLLLLFTLLPLTELWLLVQLSGVFGFWTTIAVVLATGIAGAALARWQGFQALNRMQSEMQQGMLPAKALGDGALILVAGLLLITPGVLTDIFGLSLLIPPLRSLVMKGVRHWFAKNVRVQSVNVWDGTGEDTVRGNSTVVEGRVIDAHVVDESEAKAPADQQP from the coding sequence ATGCTACAACTCTTACTCCTATTCACGCTCCTACCCCTTACCGAGCTTTGGCTCCTGGTTCAGTTGAGCGGTGTGTTTGGCTTCTGGACAACGATAGCTGTCGTCTTGGCCACGGGAATTGCAGGCGCGGCATTGGCCCGCTGGCAGGGCTTTCAGGCGCTCAATCGCATGCAGAGTGAAATGCAGCAAGGGATGCTCCCGGCCAAAGCCTTGGGCGATGGGGCACTGATCCTGGTTGCCGGACTGCTGCTCATCACCCCCGGTGTACTCACCGACATCTTCGGACTGTCTCTGTTGATTCCACCGTTGCGTTCGCTGGTGATGAAAGGCGTACGCCACTGGTTTGCGAAGAATGTCCGAGTGCAGTCGGTCAACGTTTGGGATGGCACCGGCGAGGATACGGTGCGCGGCAATTCGACCGTGGTCGAAGGTCGCGTGATCGATGCCCATGTCGTTGATGAAAGCGAAGCCAAAGCGCCAGCGGACCAACAGCCATAA
- a CDS encoding cytochrome c peroxidase, protein MGRFLAIVIALVIVALVINNWQSKRRAAAEKGDHAAVVAPNEDPPNEISPKKLAEYSGKLDTAVEGASPKKLDTVDGKLKKLLHNRDTKGELATDDAKPSSPEAEAPKVKEEPTAEVASANPKPTPKPEPKSESTPSTEPETKPSTDPKPKSQPETSAPPKPSTEPENVKLGDGALLGGIPGEGDLTMEQIETWLGDPKNHAVLLPELPLGLEAGASAIAGIEENPLTRAKIELGRQLYFDTRLSVDDTISCASCHDPEHGYAKDTRFGVGVKKQEGNRNSPVAYNRIVSSAQFWDGRAASLEDQAIGPMANPIEMGNTHEVVMQTISGVPGYQKQFTAIFEDGETIENAGKAIASFERTLVTGPAPWDHYQELKNFERAYAADIEDLDALQEEDEELYNDYMELKKASEANPISESAVRGGELFFSDKAGCTACHVGANFTDEKYHNLGVGMDADEPDLGRYEVTKEDVERGAFKTPTVRNIAQTGPYMHDGSQETLEEVVEWYVKGGHPNPHLSEKVKKLDLTDQDKADLVAFMKEGLTGSLPPVETGRLPK, encoded by the coding sequence GTTGCGCTGGTGATCAACAACTGGCAGAGCAAAAGGAGGGCCGCCGCCGAGAAGGGGGACCATGCCGCGGTCGTTGCTCCCAATGAAGATCCGCCCAATGAGATTTCTCCGAAGAAGTTGGCCGAGTATTCTGGAAAACTGGATACGGCAGTTGAGGGTGCTTCTCCAAAGAAACTCGATACCGTGGACGGAAAACTCAAGAAGCTCTTGCACAATAGGGATACCAAGGGGGAACTCGCGACGGACGACGCGAAACCATCGTCACCAGAAGCAGAAGCCCCCAAGGTAAAAGAAGAACCAACGGCGGAGGTCGCTTCAGCGAACCCGAAACCCACCCCAAAGCCCGAACCCAAATCGGAATCAACCCCTTCCACTGAACCTGAAACCAAACCCAGTACCGATCCCAAACCGAAATCTCAACCCGAAACCAGCGCCCCACCTAAACCCAGTACCGAGCCCGAGAATGTAAAGCTTGGCGACGGCGCACTCCTAGGCGGCATTCCTGGCGAGGGAGATCTCACGATGGAGCAAATCGAAACCTGGCTCGGCGATCCTAAGAATCACGCCGTGTTGCTACCGGAACTCCCCCTGGGGCTTGAGGCCGGTGCCTCGGCGATTGCAGGGATTGAAGAAAATCCACTCACTCGGGCGAAAATCGAACTGGGTCGGCAACTGTATTTTGACACACGGTTATCCGTTGACGATACCATTAGCTGTGCAAGTTGCCATGATCCGGAGCATGGTTATGCCAAAGATACGCGTTTTGGAGTGGGCGTGAAAAAACAGGAAGGGAATCGCAACTCGCCGGTCGCCTACAACCGCATAGTGAGCAGTGCGCAGTTCTGGGACGGTCGTGCCGCCTCGCTCGAAGACCAGGCGATCGGTCCGATGGCCAATCCCATTGAAATGGGCAATACCCATGAAGTGGTAATGCAAACAATCTCCGGGGTTCCCGGTTATCAAAAGCAATTTACAGCTATTTTTGAAGATGGCGAGACGATTGAAAACGCGGGTAAAGCGATTGCCAGTTTTGAGCGAACGCTAGTGACCGGCCCCGCGCCATGGGACCATTACCAGGAGCTCAAGAATTTCGAGCGGGCCTACGCGGCTGACATCGAAGACCTCGATGCCCTGCAGGAAGAGGATGAAGAACTCTACAACGACTACATGGAGCTAAAGAAGGCAAGCGAAGCCAACCCCATCAGCGAGTCGGCAGTTCGCGGTGGAGAACTTTTCTTTAGCGACAAAGCTGGCTGCACCGCCTGCCACGTGGGTGCCAACTTCACCGACGAGAAATACCACAATCTCGGCGTGGGGATGGATGCCGACGAACCCGATCTAGGTCGGTATGAAGTGACGAAAGAAGACGTCGAGCGCGGGGCGTTCAAGACACCCACGGTTCGCAATATTGCACAGACGGGTCCCTACATGCACGATGGTTCGCAGGAGACGCTCGAAGAGGTAGTCGAATGGTACGTCAAAGGAGGACATCCGAATCCCCACCTGAGCGAGAAGGTGAAGAAGCTCGATCTCACCGATCAGGACAAAGCGGACCTCGTGGCGTTCATGAAAGAAGGACTCACCGGTTCGCTGCCACCCGTGGAAACGGGTCGCCTACCGAAGTAG
- a CDS encoding prenyltransferase/squalene oxidase repeat-containing protein, which produces MNVPRVCCAALALLAVASLIHPLSAKPVADDPAAAATKQVVDQIVAENQPKPQPQPVDPGNLPDFLQKGIAWLIAAQHNDGGWGGGSHAQQSVRDPHAIQTDPATTAFTLLSLMRAGHTPVEGLYQSQAKRGLEYLLTAVEKSKVEGPLITDIEGTQPQIKLGRYVDTAMTSQYLSRVLPLVEKDEALHKRVDAAIDKCLAKLQVSQQADGSWGKGGGWAPVLQSSLSCSALEIAAANGKEIDKDVLEKARNYQKGNFDSKSGKADASAAAGVELYAFNGSMRANAADAQEAQSRVDKAKAEGKLAASAPVSEESLMVAGVGGAAAQKLAKAAQQNEAQMDRLGDENLLKGFGNNGGEEYLSYLMTSESLVIAGGDKFQNWNGKMATRLEKVQNGDGSWSGHHCITSPVFCTAAVVQCLTTENDAEFLSDMAKRTNSHQMADAGK; this is translated from the coding sequence ATGAATGTTCCCCGTGTGTGCTGTGCTGCGCTGGCCCTGCTAGCGGTCGCCAGCTTGATTCATCCGCTGTCCGCCAAGCCCGTCGCGGACGACCCGGCAGCTGCGGCGACCAAGCAGGTCGTCGACCAGATTGTCGCTGAGAATCAGCCGAAACCTCAGCCACAACCAGTAGATCCCGGCAATCTGCCCGACTTCTTGCAGAAGGGAATCGCGTGGCTGATTGCCGCCCAGCATAACGACGGCGGCTGGGGTGGTGGCTCGCATGCCCAGCAAAGTGTTCGTGATCCCCATGCCATTCAAACTGATCCTGCTACGACCGCATTCACACTTCTGTCACTCATGAGGGCTGGCCATACTCCCGTCGAAGGTCTTTATCAGTCGCAAGCGAAACGAGGATTAGAATATCTGTTGACAGCCGTTGAGAAATCAAAAGTCGAAGGCCCACTCATCACCGACATCGAAGGGACCCAGCCACAGATCAAGCTGGGCCGCTACGTCGACACAGCGATGACGTCGCAGTATCTGTCGCGCGTGTTGCCGTTGGTCGAGAAGGATGAAGCACTGCACAAGCGTGTTGATGCGGCCATCGACAAGTGCCTTGCCAAGCTGCAAGTTTCGCAGCAGGCCGATGGCAGTTGGGGGAAGGGTGGCGGTTGGGCACCCGTGTTGCAGTCGTCGCTCTCCTGCTCGGCGCTGGAAATCGCAGCCGCCAATGGCAAAGAAATCGACAAGGACGTCCTTGAAAAGGCCCGCAATTATCAAAAAGGAAACTTCGACTCCAAGAGCGGCAAAGCCGATGCCTCGGCTGCCGCGGGAGTCGAGTTGTACGCCTTCAACGGCTCGATGCGCGCCAATGCTGCCGATGCTCAGGAAGCTCAGTCTCGAGTCGACAAGGCAAAAGCCGAAGGCAAACTCGCCGCGAGCGCTCCGGTTAGTGAAGAGTCACTCATGGTTGCTGGAGTCGGAGGTGCTGCTGCCCAGAAACTAGCCAAAGCCGCCCAGCAGAATGAGGCCCAGATGGATCGCCTCGGCGATGAGAACCTACTCAAAGGCTTTGGCAACAACGGTGGCGAGGAGTATCTCAGCTATCTGATGACCAGCGAATCACTGGTGATCGCCGGCGGCGACAAGTTCCAAAACTGGAACGGCAAGATGGCCACCCGGCTGGAAAAAGTACAAAACGGCGACGGCTCCTGGAGCGGCCACCACTGCATTACCAGCCCCGTGTTCTGCACAGCGGCAGTAGTGCAGTGTCTCACCACTGAGAACGACGCCGAGTTCCTGAGCGACATGGCTAAGCGTACGAATAGTCATCAGATGGCCGACGCAGGGAAGTAA
- the sufU gene encoding Fe-S cluster assembly sulfur transfer protein SufU produces the protein MPSEEELYQDHILDHYEDPFHRGSLPTATHAHQDKNPLCGDVVRIELQLDGDGKIVDAFFDGEGCVISQASASMLLEKLQGKTVDDIKEFSAADMLELYGPRLTPNRQKCCLLSWKVLQSAVHAPVESSDKS, from the coding sequence ATGCCTTCCGAAGAAGAACTCTACCAGGACCATATTCTCGATCACTACGAGGACCCGTTTCATCGCGGTTCGCTCCCTACGGCCACGCATGCCCACCAGGACAAGAATCCACTGTGTGGCGACGTGGTACGAATTGAGCTTCAACTCGACGGCGATGGCAAGATTGTCGATGCATTCTTCGATGGCGAGGGATGCGTCATCAGCCAGGCCTCTGCCTCGATGCTCCTGGAAAAACTTCAAGGCAAAACGGTTGACGATATCAAAGAATTCTCAGCTGCCGACATGCTCGAGCTTTACGGCCCGCGCCTAACTCCCAATCGGCAAAAGTGCTGCCTGCTTTCGTGGAAAGTGCTGCAATCGGCAGTGCATGCCCCCGTGGAAAGTTCGGACAAATCATGA
- a CDS encoding DUF805 domain-containing protein, whose amino-acid sequence MSYPFSGDPENIERDTPSQTGDRFDEMRRVAKYQRWVLFAVLANVTLYILFIIASVNDEAPALKFADRILSIIVFFFSIYAIFKLARELFSTGIAVLCAILILVPLVGLITLLVINQKATTYLQRRGVHVGLMGANPNNI is encoded by the coding sequence ATGAGCTATCCATTCTCTGGCGACCCCGAGAACATCGAGAGGGACACGCCCTCGCAAACTGGCGATCGATTCGACGAGATGCGACGTGTGGCAAAGTATCAACGCTGGGTTCTCTTTGCAGTACTCGCAAATGTCACCCTGTATATTCTGTTCATAATTGCAAGTGTAAACGACGAAGCCCCAGCACTTAAGTTTGCGGACCGTATCTTGTCGATTATCGTTTTTTTCTTCTCGATCTATGCCATTTTCAAGTTGGCGAGAGAACTGTTCAGTACCGGAATCGCGGTATTATGTGCCATCTTAATTTTGGTTCCTCTTGTTGGGCTTATCACGTTACTTGTGATTAATCAGAAAGCCACCACGTATCTACAAAGGCGTGGAGTCCATGTTGGTCTCATGGGGGCTAATCCTAACAACATTTGA
- a CDS encoding PA0069 family radical SAM protein — MANEPNQSPKIHGRGSGIQPANPYLHVLQEADWEHVAEDEEYLTELGRPRTVYLPDNSQSIISENDSPDIPFRYSVNPYRGCAHGCSYCYARPTHEYLGLSAGIDFETKVMVKHRAGDLLRDWLARPAWRPEPITFSGVTDCYQPAEREFRLTRACLEVVLEANQPVHLITKNALVLRDLDLLRELAAKNLVRVAVSITSLNQSLTRVMEPRTSSPAARLAAVEELSSAGVSTFVMAAPMIPGLNDSELPSILRAASEAGAQGAAFVLLRLPTTVRPVFFDWLERQVPDQAEKVKNRIRSTRGGRVNSARFGERMRGTGEIADQIAQTFRVFAAKYGLAGKLPPLDCSQFHPPRAKSGQMSLF, encoded by the coding sequence ATGGCGAACGAACCAAACCAATCACCCAAAATCCACGGACGCGGCTCCGGTATTCAGCCGGCCAATCCCTATCTGCACGTTTTGCAGGAGGCCGACTGGGAACATGTGGCTGAGGACGAGGAGTATCTCACCGAATTGGGGCGGCCGCGCACGGTGTACTTGCCGGACAATTCGCAATCGATCATTAGCGAGAACGACAGTCCAGACATTCCGTTTCGCTATAGTGTGAATCCCTATCGCGGGTGTGCCCATGGGTGTAGCTATTGCTATGCGAGGCCAACGCATGAATATCTAGGGCTCTCGGCGGGGATTGATTTTGAAACGAAGGTGATGGTCAAGCATCGCGCCGGTGACCTCCTGCGCGATTGGCTGGCGCGGCCTGCCTGGCGACCGGAGCCGATCACCTTCTCGGGTGTAACCGACTGTTATCAGCCCGCCGAGCGTGAGTTTCGTTTGACGCGTGCTTGCCTGGAGGTGGTGCTGGAGGCGAATCAGCCCGTGCATCTGATCACCAAGAATGCCTTGGTCCTGCGCGACCTGGATCTATTGAGGGAACTGGCGGCTAAGAATCTGGTTCGTGTGGCGGTGAGTATCACGAGTCTAAATCAATCGCTTACTCGCGTGATGGAACCCCGCACTAGCAGCCCGGCGGCACGACTTGCTGCGGTAGAAGAACTTTCCTCAGCAGGCGTTTCGACGTTTGTGATGGCTGCCCCCATGATCCCCGGTCTCAATGATAGCGAACTACCGAGCATCTTACGTGCGGCAAGCGAAGCGGGTGCTCAAGGCGCGGCATTTGTCCTGCTGCGACTACCAACGACCGTTCGTCCCGTGTTTTTTGACTGGCTCGAGCGCCAGGTTCCGGACCAGGCAGAAAAGGTGAAAAATCGAATTCGCTCCACGCGCGGTGGGCGCGTTAATAGTGCGCGTTTCGGTGAACGGATGCGAGGCACGGGAGAGATCGCCGATCAGATCGCACAGACGTTTCGTGTCTTCGCGGCAAAGTACGGGCTAGCGGGCAAGTTGCCGCCGTTGGACTGCTCGCAATTCCACCCACCACGCGCGAAGAGCGGGCAGATGTCCTTGTTTTAA
- a CDS encoding M48 family metalloprotease, which yields MARTIPLRFPFPQQQRRTSSYGQERRPMFGGSGGGGGAGSAIKIRLLIALAIAAFAFISYYTKPGDKNEVTGETERVAMTEEAEEIQLGVQAAPEMVGMHGGPSRKVAAQQQVQQVGWRILEGLDRQLAEYNKEHPDANRHNPYEKAFQFTLLADPRTVNAFALPGGQVFITEALYRDLETEGQLAGVLAHEIGHVLSRHGNKQMARQGMFQGLAGAIGVLAGSQQGAQMGQMISSAIGMKYGREAEIEADDWAVRLTYQAGYDPRAMEGVMRILEQAGGSGPPEFLSTHPKPANRVAYIEAAIKKYFPDGIPDGLRP from the coding sequence ATGGCACGCACAATTCCCCTGCGATTTCCATTTCCCCAGCAACAACGTCGCACTTCCAGCTACGGCCAAGAACGCCGTCCGATGTTCGGTGGTTCAGGAGGAGGTGGTGGTGCGGGCAGCGCTATCAAGATTCGGCTGCTGATCGCGCTAGCCATCGCGGCGTTTGCCTTTATTAGTTACTACACCAAGCCGGGCGATAAGAATGAAGTTACCGGTGAGACCGAGCGCGTCGCGATGACGGAAGAGGCGGAAGAAATCCAATTGGGAGTTCAAGCTGCTCCCGAGATGGTCGGCATGCATGGTGGCCCTTCCCGCAAGGTGGCCGCTCAGCAGCAGGTCCAGCAAGTCGGTTGGCGAATTCTGGAAGGTCTCGACCGTCAACTTGCCGAGTACAACAAAGAGCATCCCGACGCAAATCGCCACAATCCCTATGAGAAGGCTTTCCAGTTCACGCTTCTCGCCGACCCTCGAACAGTCAATGCTTTCGCCTTGCCAGGCGGACAGGTCTTTATCACCGAAGCACTTTATCGCGATCTAGAAACCGAGGGCCAGCTTGCCGGCGTGTTGGCGCATGAGATTGGCCATGTTCTTTCGCGACATGGCAACAAGCAGATGGCCCGCCAAGGAATGTTCCAGGGTTTAGCGGGGGCGATCGGCGTTTTGGCAGGGAGCCAGCAGGGAGCACAGATGGGACAGATGATCTCCTCGGCGATCGGCATGAAATATGGTCGCGAGGCGGAGATCGAAGCCGACGACTGGGCCGTTCGACTCACCTATCAAGCCGGCTACGATCCACGAGCCATGGAAGGGGTGATGCGAATCTTAGAGCAGGCTGGTGGCAGCGGTCCGCCGGAATTCTTGAGCACCCATCCCAAGCCGGCCAACCGCGTCGCCTACATCGAAGCCGCCATCAAGAAATATTTCCCCGATGGCATCCCCGACGGGTTGCGGCCCTAG